A region from the Salicibibacter cibarius genome encodes:
- a CDS encoding N-acyl homoserine lactonase family protein: MNKKMGILFLHLRDTSSMIYDMSYKLGETMKIHILHTGEVLIDRALAYKESTLHPMPFTGWFRGKSKSLWAPVSIYLIEHSKGYILVDTGWHEDIRNNQKEHLGRLINSMFKGDLPEGESVPEHLKRVGVHVRDLEYVLLTHLHADHVSGLSHVAGAKNILVSNIEWKDAQNNINYNSKMWEGVNVNTFAFDKNTARPFKMEYDLFGDQSVVLVYTPGHTKGMFSVLLQSKNKRILLASDVGYSPHSWKNLVYPGITSNKKQAIQSLEWLKSIEGYIDQIIVNHDRNIQPQTIELD; the protein is encoded by the coding sequence TTGAATAAAAAGATGGGAATACTTTTTTTGCATTTACGTGACACATCATCCATGATATATGACATGTCATATAAATTAGGAGAAACCATGAAAATTCATATACTGCACACGGGTGAGGTTTTAATTGATAGAGCATTAGCTTATAAAGAAAGTACTCTACACCCCATGCCATTTACCGGTTGGTTTAGAGGGAAATCCAAATCACTTTGGGCTCCAGTTTCAATCTATCTTATCGAGCATTCGAAAGGTTATATACTTGTTGATACGGGTTGGCATGAGGATATACGAAACAACCAAAAAGAGCATTTGGGCAGACTGATCAACTCCATGTTTAAGGGAGATCTACCCGAAGGAGAATCTGTTCCAGAACATTTAAAAAGGGTAGGGGTACATGTCCGCGATCTTGAATACGTTCTGTTGACTCATTTGCACGCAGATCATGTTAGTGGTTTGTCTCATGTTGCTGGAGCAAAAAACATATTGGTGAGCAACATCGAATGGAAAGATGCTCAAAACAATATCAACTATAATAGCAAAATGTGGGAAGGAGTAAACGTCAATACTTTTGCCTTTGACAAGAATACTGCTCGCCCCTTTAAGATGGAATATGATTTGTTCGGCGATCAATCGGTAGTTCTAGTCTATACGCCAGGGCACACAAAAGGAATGTTTAGTGTTTTATTACAATCGAAGAATAAACGAATACTCTTGGCGAGTGATGTCGGGTACTCTCCACATTCATGGAAAAATTTAGTATATCCTGGAATTACGAGTAATAAGAAGCAAGCCATTCAGTCATTGGAATGGTTGAAAAGTATAGAAGGGTATATAGATCAAATCATTGTTAATCACGATCGTAATATACAGCCGCAGACGATTGAGCTAGATTAG
- a CDS encoding PLP-dependent aminotransferase family protein: MKYAFAKRVRHLQSSAVRDILKVVNQGDVISFAGGLPDDELFPVEAIEDAFSRALAKGKKAMQYGETEGYFPLREVIIERMKKKGIMTFTPEHVLLTTGSQQAIDLFSRVMIGPGDVIFTEEPTYLAALQVFQSYEAKIEPVRCDENGMDMDDLQEKVKAFKPKVVYVVPTFSNPAGRIWSLERRKQLVRVAHNHNILIFEDDPYGDIQFTSGGYTPMAALDNGTHVVYTSSFSKTAVPALRTGWIVGPYQVIRMMSQAKQANDLHSNSLAHQALYELCRHFDLDSHIQDISRLYAHRKDVMVNALQRSERCTLDFVEPEGGMFLWLEVDPRINTETLLNEAVKRGIAYVPGAPFYTETPQYNTLRLNFTHATDDQIEFGMKKLTELFAEVEEQAVHKSV; encoded by the coding sequence ATGAAATATGCCTTTGCCAAGCGCGTCCGTCATTTGCAGTCATCTGCCGTACGCGACATTTTAAAAGTCGTTAATCAGGGGGATGTGATCTCATTTGCCGGTGGCTTGCCGGATGATGAACTCTTTCCGGTGGAAGCGATTGAGGATGCGTTTTCGCGTGCGTTGGCCAAGGGAAAAAAAGCCATGCAGTATGGGGAGACCGAAGGTTATTTTCCTTTGCGTGAAGTTATTATCGAACGGATGAAAAAGAAAGGGATAATGACGTTCACACCGGAGCATGTGCTATTGACAACCGGTTCGCAGCAAGCGATTGATTTATTTTCACGCGTGATGATTGGCCCCGGGGATGTGATTTTCACGGAAGAACCGACGTACTTGGCAGCATTGCAAGTTTTTCAATCTTACGAAGCAAAAATTGAGCCGGTGCGTTGTGATGAAAATGGGATGGACATGGATGATTTACAAGAAAAAGTGAAAGCATTTAAGCCGAAAGTCGTGTACGTCGTCCCGACGTTTTCGAATCCTGCCGGGCGGATTTGGTCGCTGGAACGGCGTAAACAGCTCGTTCGCGTGGCCCATAATCACAATATACTTATCTTTGAAGACGATCCGTATGGGGATATTCAGTTTACAAGCGGGGGCTATACGCCGATGGCAGCGCTCGATAATGGCACGCATGTTGTCTATACGAGTTCCTTTTCAAAAACGGCCGTTCCTGCATTGCGTACGGGATGGATTGTCGGACCTTACCAGGTGATCCGCATGATGTCCCAGGCAAAACAGGCGAATGACTTGCATTCGAATTCACTTGCCCATCAGGCATTATATGAACTTTGTCGGCATTTTGATTTGGACAGCCATATTCAGGACATTAGCCGATTGTATGCCCACCGCAAGGATGTGATGGTCAATGCATTGCAACGCTCCGAGCGTTGCACGCTGGACTTCGTTGAACCGGAAGGCGGCATGTTTCTTTGGTTGGAAGTCGATCCCCGGATAAACACGGAAACGCTTTTGAATGAAGCCGTTAAGCGGGGGATTGCTTATGTGCCGGGGGCTCCTTTTTACACGGAAACGCCCCAGTATAATACGCTGCGCTTAAATTTCACCCACGCCACCGATGACCAAATAGAATTCGGGATGAAAAAGCTGACCGAACTCTTTGCTGAAGTGGAGGAACAGGCTGTCCATAAAAGCGTTTAA
- the resA gene encoding thiol-disulfide oxidoreductase ResA — MDKQERYKRKRRRLLMRTAILLTLTAGVFYVFYTNFIQAEPSMVSEGEQAPNFALMDMDGERVELADYEGEGVFLNFWGTYCPPCEEEMPYMEDQYQAYADEDVEILAVNVGESELTIDRFAQRHQLNFPILMDENRNVLDQYGVGELPATYLIDEDGEVQHIRTGGMSEQHVEDFMAQIDPAAS, encoded by the coding sequence ATGGATAAACAGGAAAGGTATAAAAGAAAACGCCGCCGACTATTGATGCGTACGGCGATATTGCTCACACTTACCGCCGGGGTTTTTTATGTGTTTTACACGAATTTTATTCAAGCAGAACCGAGTATGGTTTCCGAAGGGGAACAGGCGCCAAACTTTGCGTTAATGGACATGGATGGCGAGAGGGTGGAACTTGCCGATTATGAAGGTGAGGGCGTGTTTCTGAATTTCTGGGGAACGTACTGCCCGCCATGTGAAGAGGAAATGCCTTACATGGAAGATCAGTACCAAGCATACGCAGATGAAGATGTGGAAATCTTGGCTGTCAATGTTGGTGAGTCCGAATTAACGATTGATCGTTTTGCCCAGCGCCATCAATTGAATTTTCCGATCCTGATGGATGAAAACCGCAATGTGCTCGACCAATACGGCGTCGGGGAACTTCCCGCCACCTATTTGATTGACGAAGACGGCGAAGTTCAGCATATTCGAACCGGCGGAATGAGCGAACAACACGTCGAAGATTTTATGGCTCAAATTGATCCGGCTGCTTCATAA
- a CDS encoding MarR family winged helix-turn-helix transcriptional regulator, whose translation MYRNQEIFRYLILASQREGNRQLMKMLKGLDITPSQAEVLRLLQQEPFISLKDIGERLICETGSPSRLINTMVEKGLIISKVDNKDNRLRRYKLSSLGIEQAEKVNEVEKTIYQSLQKIYTEEEINTLNDLLFKYVSQTPLSGAFQKRGYIE comes from the coding sequence ATGTATAGAAATCAGGAGATCTTCCGATATCTTATTCTCGCATCACAAAGAGAAGGCAACCGTCAATTAATGAAGATGCTTAAAGGTTTAGATATTACACCATCGCAAGCAGAAGTTCTAAGATTACTACAACAAGAACCATTTATTAGCTTAAAAGACATTGGTGAAAGATTAATTTGTGAAACGGGTAGTCCTTCGAGGTTGATTAACACAATGGTCGAAAAAGGGTTAATCATAAGCAAGGTGGACAACAAAGACAATCGCTTAAGAAGATATAAATTAAGTTCTCTTGGAATTGAGCAAGCAGAAAAAGTGAATGAAGTTGAAAAAACAATTTATCAAAGTCTCCAAAAAATATATACAGAAGAGGAAATCAATACTTTAAACGATTTACTTTTTAAATATGTGTCTCAAACCCCCTTATCAGGAGCCTTTCAGAAAAGAGGTTACATTGAGTAG
- a CDS encoding (S)-benzoin forming benzil reductase: MEHVIITGASKGLGDAMRRAFLGRGATVHALARSQISEAKNQYSYQVDVSDVDALIQTFQSIFSRIDKQTCTALTLVNNAGLISPVGPAAQNDPHEIAKSIAVNVSAPMIASKAFLEHSEHFSADRIVLNISSGAGRSPMEGWSAYCTGKAGLDMYTKTAALEQKDAANPARFLSVAPGIIDTDMQTTIRGTSKDSFEHVDKFRAYKEQGALVDPNDTAKAMLQLLDDPKAKNGKLLDIRDYL, translated from the coding sequence ATGGAACATGTCATTATTACCGGCGCCTCAAAAGGCTTGGGGGATGCGATGAGACGGGCATTTCTCGGGCGGGGAGCGACGGTGCATGCCTTAGCCCGATCACAAATTTCCGAAGCAAAAAATCAATACAGCTACCAAGTCGATGTTAGCGATGTCGACGCGCTCATCCAAACGTTTCAATCGATTTTTTCCAGAATTGATAAACAAACATGCACGGCTCTCACGTTAGTGAACAACGCCGGACTTATCTCTCCCGTCGGACCCGCTGCCCAAAATGATCCGCATGAAATCGCCAAAAGCATTGCCGTGAATGTGAGCGCGCCCATGATTGCGTCGAAAGCGTTTTTGGAACACAGTGAGCATTTTTCTGCAGACCGAATCGTATTAAACATCAGTTCCGGCGCGGGCAGGAGTCCGATGGAAGGCTGGAGCGCGTATTGCACCGGAAAAGCGGGCCTTGATATGTATACAAAAACCGCCGCCCTCGAGCAAAAAGATGCGGCCAATCCCGCCCGTTTTCTTTCTGTAGCACCCGGCATTATCGACACGGATATGCAAACGACGATTCGCGGCACATCAAAGGATTCATTTGAACACGTGGACAAATTCCGAGCTTATAAAGAACAAGGGGCGCTCGTCGATCCGAATGACACGGCAAAAGCCATGCTTCAGTTACTCGATGACCCGAAAGCCAAGAACGGAAAGCTTCTCGATATAAGAGACTATCTATGA
- the mgtE gene encoding magnesium transporter, producing MVKLNDETRAAYNRDLLALLQDGEDTAFRLKFLDLHPVDQMEVVQQMEEENRNRFYEIMTAAELADIFEELDVEEQKDMVHEWENKDMSDVFNHMNADDVADFLGELEEKEREEILTGMDSEEAEDVKELLTYEEETAGAIMTKESIHLHKTEKVGDVLNRLRNEAPDAEMIYYLYVVDESEKLAGVVSLRDLMVAPLDEQVGNVMSRRVVSVHVNDDQEDVARLIQKYDFLAAPVVSTHNQLLGIVTVDDVIDVLEEEATEDLAEFSTTRGTTDVNISAFTAAKRRAPWIILLMFLGMITAGIIGQFEETLEQVVLLSAFIPMLMGSAGNVGTQSLAVVVRSLALGNFEKKGLFWALIRELGTGLVIGFACALTLIVLIPFLYDGDLFLAFIVGFSIFLSLGVAAVIGSLVPLIINRLKLDPAIASGPFITTFIDVVSITIYFSLATMLLQFL from the coding sequence GTGGTTAAATTGAATGACGAAACACGTGCTGCCTACAACCGGGATTTGTTGGCGTTGCTTCAAGACGGTGAAGACACCGCTTTTCGCTTAAAGTTTCTCGACCTGCATCCCGTCGATCAAATGGAAGTCGTCCAACAAATGGAAGAAGAGAACCGCAATCGTTTTTACGAGATAATGACGGCTGCGGAACTTGCGGATATATTTGAAGAACTGGATGTTGAAGAACAAAAGGATATGGTTCATGAATGGGAAAATAAAGACATGAGCGATGTCTTTAACCATATGAATGCGGATGATGTTGCCGATTTCCTCGGGGAACTGGAAGAAAAAGAACGTGAAGAAATTTTGACCGGTATGGATTCGGAAGAAGCCGAAGACGTCAAAGAGTTACTCACGTATGAAGAAGAAACCGCCGGCGCGATTATGACGAAAGAATCCATCCATCTTCATAAAACGGAAAAAGTCGGTGACGTTTTAAACCGGTTGCGCAACGAAGCGCCGGATGCCGAGATGATTTATTATCTGTATGTCGTGGATGAAAGTGAAAAATTAGCCGGTGTTGTCTCTCTGCGTGATCTCATGGTCGCTCCCTTGGATGAACAGGTTGGCAATGTGATGAGCCGTCGCGTCGTTTCCGTTCATGTGAACGATGATCAGGAAGATGTGGCACGCCTAATCCAGAAATATGATTTTCTCGCGGCTCCTGTTGTTTCTACGCACAATCAATTGTTGGGTATTGTTACTGTTGATGATGTTATCGATGTACTAGAAGAAGAAGCAACTGAGGATCTGGCTGAATTTTCGACGACGCGAGGGACGACAGATGTGAATATTTCCGCGTTCACTGCGGCAAAGCGACGGGCACCATGGATTATTTTGCTCATGTTTTTAGGGATGATCACCGCGGGTATTATCGGTCAGTTTGAAGAGACACTGGAACAAGTCGTTTTGCTTTCGGCTTTTATCCCAATGTTGATGGGCTCCGCCGGAAATGTGGGAACACAATCCTTGGCGGTCGTTGTCCGCAGCTTGGCCCTTGGCAACTTTGAAAAAAAAGGACTTTTTTGGGCGTTAATTAGGGAATTAGGCACGGGTCTCGTCATCGGCTTTGCGTGTGCATTGACGCTCATCGTTTTGATTCCGTTCCTTTACGACGGGGATCTCTTTTTAGCCTTCATTGTTGGATTTTCGATCTTTCTTTCTTTGGGCGTCGCGGCAGTGATTGGTTCCCTCGTCCCTTTAATTATTAATCGGCTGAAACTCGATCCCGCTATTGCGTCGGGACCGTTTATCACAACCTTTATTGACGTCGTGTCGATTACGATTTATTTTTCTTTGGCTACGATGTTGTTGCAGTTTTTATAG
- a CDS encoding CPBP family intramembrane glutamic endopeptidase: METTNARLLTAVWQGFGFMVLAGLLVTIIFRWGEVLPFLAGLFHPEFFTRDVLIGLGSGVLMALVVTIIMKVTNIDLPDNDLTRLLKKIIRARGGIVTIALGAGVAEEFLFRGVLMGLVIDEWNTALVLVLNALVFTALHVPQYKGKMLMHIVVFVMGIWLGALFLLNHTLWAPIAAHALYNAILGWQMRRETD, from the coding sequence ATGGAAACAACCAATGCCCGCTTGCTTACAGCCGTTTGGCAAGGATTTGGTTTCATGGTTCTCGCCGGGCTGTTAGTAACGATCATTTTTCGTTGGGGCGAGGTGCTGCCTTTTTTAGCAGGGCTTTTTCACCCGGAATTCTTTACCCGTGATGTTTTGATCGGGCTTGGCAGCGGCGTGCTCATGGCGCTTGTTGTGACTATCATCATGAAGGTAACGAACATTGATTTGCCGGATAACGACTTGACCCGGCTATTAAAAAAAATCATCCGGGCACGTGGCGGAATTGTAACGATCGCGCTGGGGGCGGGTGTTGCCGAAGAATTTCTTTTTCGTGGCGTGCTTATGGGTTTAGTCATTGATGAATGGAACACGGCATTGGTGCTCGTTTTAAATGCACTCGTTTTCACCGCCTTGCATGTGCCGCAATATAAGGGAAAGATGCTCATGCACATCGTTGTTTTTGTTATGGGCATTTGGCTAGGCGCATTATTTTTATTGAATCACACCTTGTGGGCGCCGATTGCCGCTCACGCGCTTTATAACGCCATTCTTGGCTGGCAAATGCGAAGAGAGACCGATTGA
- a CDS encoding alpha/beta fold hydrolase — translation MQQDSKTVSKEYVYINGIKQGLILETTDENLPVLLVVHGGPGYPLYPIVQANDVQFHHLFTVCYWDQRGTGLSYTSDKKGLTIDQLVNDTIEVSNYLIQKFSKEKVYMMGHSWGTIIGSKAASIRPDLFHAYIGVGQIGSQSASEKETYNAISEKVRATGNEKWISEINSVNYSDAYYKDRKYFTIVDKSRNKFGGGFLREGYPNSQGLRDVFGTRQYSLKERMNVFRGLAIAYQAFGEKMAKTDLTTEISEINTDVYIFQGRHDYLTTHRQALRFYDHLKAPKKNFYTFENVSHTPFIEEQSAFLEKLQNEVLSS, via the coding sequence ATGCAGCAAGATAGTAAGACTGTTTCTAAAGAGTATGTATATATCAATGGGATTAAGCAAGGTTTAATTCTTGAAACAACGGATGAAAATTTACCGGTTTTACTTGTGGTACACGGAGGGCCAGGTTATCCATTATATCCGATCGTTCAAGCAAATGATGTCCAATTCCATCATCTGTTTACGGTTTGTTATTGGGATCAACGCGGCACAGGCTTGTCCTATACGTCGGACAAAAAGGGCTTAACAATTGATCAACTTGTAAATGATACCATTGAAGTCAGCAACTATTTGATTCAAAAGTTTTCCAAAGAAAAAGTTTATATGATGGGGCACTCTTGGGGGACGATTATTGGCAGCAAAGCAGCCAGTATCCGTCCGGATCTTTTTCATGCTTATATCGGTGTGGGGCAGATTGGATCACAAAGCGCGTCTGAGAAAGAAACCTACAATGCCATTTCCGAAAAGGTCAGAGCAACGGGAAATGAAAAGTGGATTTCCGAGATCAATAGTGTAAATTATAGCGATGCTTATTATAAAGATCGAAAATATTTTACTATTGTAGATAAATCTAGAAACAAGTTTGGGGGCGGTTTTTTACGTGAAGGATACCCCAATTCACAAGGTTTAAGAGATGTATTTGGCACACGTCAGTACTCGTTGAAAGAAAGAATGAATGTGTTCCGAGGACTTGCAATCGCGTATCAAGCCTTTGGCGAAAAGATGGCCAAGACGGATTTAACGACTGAAATCAGTGAGATAAATACTGATGTCTATATATTTCAAGGGAGACATGATTATTTAACCACGCACCGCCAAGCGTTACGTTTCTATGATCATCTGAAAGCGCCTAAAAAGAACTTCTATACTTTTGAAAATGTCTCACACACACCTTTTATTGAGGAACAGTCGGCATTTTTAGAGAAATTACAAAACGAGGTATTGAGCAGTTAG
- a CDS encoding type II toxin-antitoxin system RelE family toxin yields the protein MNKIYNVYWSQAALDELSHILAYPPEVKERIYLDAYKRLSYMPTLTAKQIPNGTLKAYWVRLGLYQVILVFEVDEEESVVMIDGIRHKRENVYWNRK from the coding sequence GTGAACAAAATTTATAATGTCTATTGGTCACAAGCTGCCCTTGATGAATTGAGTCATATACTTGCTTATCCTCCAGAAGTTAAAGAACGGATATATTTGGATGCATATAAACGATTATCATATATGCCCACTTTGACTGCAAAACAAATACCCAACGGGACCTTGAAAGCGTATTGGGTAAGGCTTGGTTTGTATCAAGTTATCCTGGTATTTGAAGTTGATGAAGAAGAATCTGTTGTAATGATTGATGGTATTAGACACAAGAGAGAAAATGTTTATTGGAACAGAAAGTAA
- a CDS encoding lmo0937 family membrane protein: MLWTIIAVLIVLWLLGFIGGTGGLIHLLLVIALVVLIFQMITGRR, translated from the coding sequence ATGTTATGGACGATCATTGCCGTTTTGATTGTGCTTTGGTTGCTCGGGTTTATCGGTGGAACAGGTGGGCTTATTCACCTTCTGCTCGTGATCGCGCTCGTCGTTCTCATTTTCCAAATGATTACGGGGCGGCGGTGA
- a CDS encoding spore germination protein, translating to MRKRAKKQLGDDYDYNISLLQKELRADKNFDIIEQEYHFGGKKMSLYAVDAFTNDLVVTQIIENLSALDAKALTKDPITRLEERLTPIAELEREHELEELTTQILSGQAAFIVEGCNEALLMDVREYPVREPQEPDMERVARGAKDGFVETLVFNSGLIRRRLRDPSLVMEAMRVGRRSKTDVVISYIESIADPELIRRLKKKINAIDIDGLPMAEKTIEEFLIKKNLAPFPQVRYTERPDSAAVHLMEGHVLVLVDGSNVVMIVPTTYFHHLQHAEEYRQEPFVGFFLRWIRFLAVFISIFLLPIWFLIADNEAFGPEMWGFLGIEEDYNLPLFTQVLVAEFGLQVLRMAAIHTPDALATALGLVAAILIGEIGVEVGIFTNEVVMYAAVSALAGYSTPSYELGLCNVLIRIALVLAVGFFSLYGFVIAGLLIFLALVKTKILNTPYLWPFLPFNTKAFIDLLIRMPQPYKNFRPTFVHPLDQKRQAKKR from the coding sequence ATGCGAAAGCGGGCAAAAAAACAACTTGGCGACGACTATGACTACAATATTTCGTTATTACAAAAAGAACTACGTGCCGATAAAAATTTTGACATCATTGAACAAGAATATCATTTCGGCGGCAAAAAAATGTCGCTTTACGCGGTCGATGCATTCACCAACGATTTAGTTGTTACCCAAATTATTGAAAATCTATCTGCACTTGACGCAAAAGCGCTCACGAAAGACCCCATCACCCGTCTGGAAGAGCGATTGACCCCCATTGCAGAATTGGAACGGGAACATGAATTAGAGGAATTAACCACCCAAATCCTTTCCGGGCAAGCTGCGTTTATCGTGGAAGGATGCAACGAAGCTTTGCTTATGGATGTGCGGGAATATCCCGTTCGAGAACCACAAGAACCCGATATGGAACGAGTAGCCCGCGGTGCCAAAGATGGATTTGTGGAAACCCTTGTTTTTAACAGCGGTCTCATTCGCCGCCGTCTGCGTGACCCTTCTTTGGTAATGGAAGCCATGCGGGTCGGCCGCCGTTCGAAAACGGATGTCGTCATCAGCTACATTGAATCCATTGCCGACCCGGAACTTATACGACGGCTAAAAAAGAAAATCAACGCCATTGATATAGACGGTTTACCCATGGCCGAAAAAACCATCGAAGAATTTCTTATAAAAAAAAATCTGGCACCATTCCCGCAAGTTCGTTATACAGAACGTCCCGATTCAGCAGCCGTTCACCTTATGGAAGGGCATGTGCTCGTATTGGTTGATGGCTCAAATGTCGTCATGATTGTGCCCACGACCTACTTCCATCATCTCCAACATGCAGAAGAATACCGGCAGGAACCATTCGTCGGCTTTTTTTTGCGGTGGATCCGTTTCTTAGCTGTTTTTATTTCTATCTTTCTTCTCCCAATATGGTTTCTTATTGCAGACAATGAAGCATTCGGTCCGGAAATGTGGGGGTTTCTAGGAATTGAAGAGGATTATAACCTGCCGTTGTTTACGCAAGTTCTCGTTGCTGAATTTGGCCTGCAAGTCTTAAGAATGGCCGCGATTCACACGCCGGACGCATTAGCGACAGCCTTAGGCCTTGTCGCTGCCATTCTTATCGGTGAAATTGGCGTTGAGGTAGGAATATTCACGAATGAAGTCGTCATGTACGCCGCCGTTAGTGCCCTCGCCGGGTACTCTACACCAAGTTATGAGTTGGGGCTATGCAATGTGCTGATACGAATCGCCCTTGTTCTTGCTGTCGGCTTCTTCTCATTGTACGGGTTTGTGATCGCCGGGCTTTTGATCTTCTTAGCACTCGTCAAAACGAAAATATTGAATACGCCTTATTTGTGGCCCTTCCTCCCTTTCAACACTAAAGCTTTTATAGATTTACTGATACGTATGCCGCAGCCGTATAAAAACTTTCGTCCCACTTTCGTTCATCCGCTGGACCAAAAAAGACAAGCGAAAAAGAGATAG
- a CDS encoding IS91 family transposase, which translates to MEPNILRRIFFDHHHHWEQFVEKHGDRIRPVVHKEVEKFRDCGNPENGFKLFVCEGCHETRKVPYRCKGRFCTTCSIGESEEWSRLLMEDVFQVNHRHVILTIDEGLREVFLLHRELLKTLMDEGARLLKEYFEKKKKVTPGIIVGLHTFGSQVNFNPHIHMLVTMGGMTKKGAWKTYDFLPFQMLRKQWQAVVLKLIRKHLSGKDKKRVQARLQQAFSKNGEGFYIYAPKQRGKVQDQLRYIGRYMRRPAIGINRIEAYDGQMVTFKYHDKVDGKEKHVSVSAEEFIRRLIRHIPDEQFKTIRHYGLYSRRTKNVSKKVLAAWQKTKKTWITQVKRTLGRQTWRERVIASGHKDPLRCPKCDNYFEYKGEVCLENGRLVVKVALGETARSYLEREIGHVPRIETPKKETKKEEETTDESASQDRQLCLFTVS; encoded by the coding sequence ATGGAACCTAATATTCTTCGACGTATATTCTTTGACCACCATCATCATTGGGAACAATTTGTCGAAAAACACGGGGATCGCATCCGCCCTGTTGTCCATAAAGAAGTGGAAAAATTCCGGGATTGTGGGAATCCCGAGAACGGATTCAAGCTCTTTGTATGCGAAGGCTGCCACGAGACTCGAAAAGTCCCCTATCGCTGTAAAGGGCGATTTTGTACGACCTGTTCGATTGGAGAAAGCGAGGAATGGAGTCGTCTGCTCATGGAAGACGTGTTCCAGGTCAACCATCGGCATGTGATTCTGACGATCGATGAGGGATTAAGAGAAGTGTTTCTGCTCCACCGGGAATTATTGAAAACGTTGATGGATGAAGGCGCACGGTTGCTCAAAGAATATTTCGAGAAGAAGAAAAAAGTGACCCCGGGGATCATTGTGGGGTTACATACCTTTGGCTCCCAAGTCAATTTCAACCCCCACATTCACATGCTGGTGACAATGGGCGGGATGACAAAGAAAGGGGCATGGAAAACGTATGATTTTCTCCCCTTCCAGATGCTTCGCAAACAATGGCAAGCCGTTGTTTTGAAGCTGATTCGCAAGCATTTATCCGGAAAAGACAAGAAACGCGTGCAAGCGCGCCTCCAACAAGCGTTCTCCAAAAACGGAGAAGGCTTCTATATCTATGCCCCTAAACAACGGGGAAAGGTGCAAGACCAACTCCGATATATTGGCCGTTATATGCGTCGACCGGCGATTGGGATCAATCGGATCGAGGCCTATGACGGACAAATGGTGACGTTTAAGTACCATGACAAAGTAGATGGGAAAGAGAAACATGTGAGCGTGAGTGCCGAGGAGTTCATCCGTCGGCTCATTCGCCATATTCCAGATGAACAGTTTAAAACGATCCGTCATTATGGGCTGTACTCGAGAAGAACGAAGAACGTGAGTAAAAAGGTACTAGCGGCGTGGCAAAAAACGAAGAAGACGTGGATCACCCAGGTCAAGCGCACCTTGGGCCGCCAAACCTGGAGAGAACGGGTTATAGCCAGCGGACATAAGGATCCTCTGCGGTGTCCCAAATGTGATAACTACTTTGAGTATAAGGGAGAAGTCTGTCTTGAGAACGGGCGATTAGTGGTTAAAGTCGCCTTGGGTGAAACGGCCAGAAGCTATTTGGAAAGGGAGATCGGTCATGTCCCCCGTATCGAAACACCGAAAAAAGAAACAAAAAAAGAAGAAGAAACCACCGACGAATCAGCATCCCAAGACCGTCAACTTTGTTTGTTTACAGTGTCATGA